A part of Carettochelys insculpta isolate YL-2023 chromosome 1, ASM3395843v1, whole genome shotgun sequence genomic DNA contains:
- the LOC142011687 gene encoding olfactory receptor 51G2-like translates to MSAINDSRFQSEVFLLTGIPGQEHIYLWISIPFCFMYAIALVGNSLIVFVIKTNPSLHEPMYILLSMLAITDLALSITTMLTTLRIFLLNSREITHDACFAQQYFILTLVCIESSVLLLMGFDRLIAIRDPLRYASILTPQRLAKMSLACVLRGVVAKLPLPILLKQHRYCQEIIPTRSYCTNGEVMKLACSDISVNIIYGLLIALLTEGLDSLLILLSYVMILKTVLNIASRAECLRALNTCVSHLCAVVAFYTPYLSLTLMHRFGSSPSRLVQILLGYIYVMFPPLLNPIVYSVKSKHLRARIVGIFVK, encoded by the coding sequence ATGTCAGCTATCAATGACAGCAGATTTCAATCTGAAGTCTTCCTGCTCACCGGAATACCTGGACAGGAACATATCTATCTCTGGATCTCTATCCCCTTTTGCTTCATGTATGCAATAGCACTAGTAGGAAATTCACTCATTGTGTTTGTTATAAAAACTaatccaagcctccatgagcccatgtacattttacTTTCCATGCTGGCCATCACAGACCTTGCCTTATCAATAACCACCATGCTGACAACACTGCGAATATTCTTGTTGAACTCTAGGGAGATCACCCATGATGCCTGTTTTGCCCAGCAGTACTTCATCCTCACACTTGTATGCATCGAGTCCTCGGTGCTCTTGTTGATGGGCTTTGATCGCCTCATTGCGATCCGTGACCCCTTAAGGTATGCTTCCATCTTAACACCACAACGACTAGCCAAGATGTCGTTGGCATGTGTGCTGAGAGGAGTGGTCGCAAAGCTTCCATTGCCTATTCTCCTGAAACAGCATCGATACTGTCAAGAAATTATCCCAACACGTAGCTACTGCACAAACGGAGAGGTTATGAAACTGGCTTGTTCAGATATCTCAGTCAACATTATCTATGGCTTGTTGATTGCACTCTTAACAGAAGGCTTGGATTCATTGCTCATCTTACTCTCTTATGTGATGATCCTTAAAACAGTACTGAATATCGCATCCCGTGCAGAGTGCCTTCGGGCCCTGAACACCTGCGTCTCCCACCTCTGTGCTGTTGTTGCCTTCTACACACCATATCTCAGCCTAACTTTGATGCATAGATTCGGGAGCAGCCCTTCTCGATTGGTTCAGATTCTCCTGGGCTATATCTATGTGATGTTCCCACCGCTCCTGAACCCCATcgtgtacagtgtgaaaagcaaacaccttcgTGCGAGAATAGTTGGGATATTTGTCAAGTGA
- the LOC142012452 gene encoding olfactory receptor 51G2-like produces MSAINGSRSEVFLLTGIPGQEHIYLWISIPLCLMYAISIVGNSFIVFVIKTNPSLHEPMYILLSMLAIADLGLSITTMLTTLRIFLLNSREITHDACFAQLYFILTLICIESSVLLLMGFDRLIAICDPLRYASILTPQRIAMMWFVCVLRGVVIKLPLPIFLKQYRYCRENVLSRSYCTNGEVMKLACSDITVNSIYGLLIALLTEGLDSLLIFLSYVMILKTVLSITSRAECLRALNTCVSHFCVVLAFYTPYLSLTLMNRFGRSPSPLVQILLSYICVMLPPLLNPIVYSVKSKHLRARIVAICVKWQESGRPKSQAKLTVPSSILSSEMR; encoded by the coding sequence ATGTCAGCTATCAATGGCAGCAGGTCTGAAGTGTTCCTTCTCACCGGGATACCTGGACAGGAGCATATCTATCTCTGGATCTCTATCCCCTTGTGCTTAATGTATGCAATATCAATAGTGGGAAATTCATTCATTGTGTTTGTTATAAAAACTaatccaagcctccatgagcccatgtacattttacTTTCCATGTTGGCCATTGCAGACCTTGGCTTATCAATAACCACTATGCTGACAACGCTGCGAATATTCTTGTTGAACTCTAGGGAGATCACCCACGATGCCTGTTTTGCGCAACTCTACTTCATCCTCACACTTATATGCATCGAGTCCTCTGTGCTCTTGTTGATGGGCTTTGATCGCCTCATTGCAATTTGTGATCCCTTAAGATATGCATCCATCTTAACACCACAGAGAATAGCCATGatgtggtttgtgtgtgtgttgagagGGGTGGTCATAAAGCTTCCATTACCCATTTTCCTAAAACAGTACCGATACTGTCGAGAAAATGTCCTAAGCCGTAGCTACTGCACAAACGGAGAGGTTATGAAACTGGCTTGCTCAGATATCACAGTCAACAGCATCTATGGCTTGTTGATTGCACTCTTAACAGAAGGCTTGGATTCATTGCTCATCTTCCTCTCTTATGTGATGATCCTGAAAACAGTACTGAGCATCACATCCCGTGCAGAGTGTCTCAGAGCTTTGAACACCTGCGTCTCCCACTTCTGTGTTGTTCTTGCCTTCTACACACCGTATCTCAGCCTAACTTTGATGAATAGATTTGGGAGAAGCCCTTCTCCTTTGGTTCAGATTCTCCTGAGCTACATCTGCGTGATGCTTCCACCTCTCCTGAACCCCATcgtgtacagtgtgaaaagcaaacaccttcgTGCGAGGATAGTGGCAATATGTGTCAAGTGGCAGGAAAGTGGAAGACCAAAATCACAGGCAAAGCTTACTGTTCCGTCCTCTATCCTGTCATCTGAGATGAGATGA
- the LOC142012907 gene encoding olfactory receptor 51G2-like: MSSVNGSRFESEVFLLTGIPGQEHIDLWIAIFFCIIYAVSIIGNSLIVFIIKTHESLHEPMYIFLSMLALTDLGLSITTMLTTLRIFLLKSREITHDACFAQLYFIHTLICIESSVLLLMGFDRLIAICDPLRYASILTPRRIAMMWLVCLLRGVVLKLPCPILLKQFRYCRANILTRSYCTNGEVMKMACSDITVISIYGLWNALFTESLDSLLILLSYVMILKTVLHIASRAECLRALNTCVSHLCVVLAFYTPYLSLTLTNRFGNTPSPLVQILLSYIYVMFPPLLNPIVYSVKNKRLRARIVGIFGN; this comes from the coding sequence ATGTCATCTGTTAATGGCAGCAGATTTGAATCTGAAGTCTTCCTTCTCACCGGGATACCTGGACAGGAACATATTGATCTCTGGATCGCTATCTTCTTTTGCATAATATATGCGGTTTCAATAATAGGAAATTCACTCATTGTGTTCATTATAAAAACTCATGAAAGCCTTCATGaacccatgtacattttcctttccatgttggccCTCACAGACCTTGGATTATCAATAACCACCATGCTGACAACCCTGCGAATATTTTTGTTGAAATCCAGGGAGATCACCCATGATGCTTGTTTTGCCCAGCTCTACTTCATCCACACACTCATATGCATTGAGTCATCGGTGCTCTTGTTGATGGGCTTCGATCGCCTCATTGCAATCTGTGACCCCTTAAGGTATGCTTCCATCTTAACACCAAGGAGAATAGCTATGATGTGGTTGGTGTGTTTGCTGAGAGGGGTGGTCTTAAAGCTTCCTTGTCCTATTCTTCTTAAGCAGTTCCGATACTGTCGAGCAAATATCCTAACCCGTAGCTACTGCACAAATGGAGAAGTCATGAAAATGGCTTGTTCAGATATCACAGTCATCAGCATCTATGGCTTGTGGAATGCACTCTTCACAGAAAGCTTGGATTCACTGCTCATCTTACTCTCTTATGTGATGATCCTCAAAACAGTACTGCATATCGCATCCCGTGCAGAGTGTCTCAGGGCCTTGAACACCTGCGTCTCCCACCTCTGTGTTGTCCTTGCCTTCTATACACCATATCTCAGCCTAACTTTGACGAATAGGTTTGGGAACACCCCTTCTCCCTTGGTTCAGATTCTCCTGAGCTATATCTATGTGATGTTCCCACCTCTCCTGAACCCCATTGTGTACAGCGTGAAAAACAAACGCCTGCGTGCAAGGATAGTTGGGATATTTGGCAACTGA